The Scyliorhinus canicula chromosome 20, sScyCan1.1, whole genome shotgun sequence genome has a window encoding:
- the LOC119955180 gene encoding lysine-specific demethylase 2B-like isoform X2, translated as MSSGPKVSSSKAASGARRRRTRCRKCDACQKTECGECHFCKDMKKFGGPGRMKQSCLLRQCTAPVLPHTAVCLMCGEAGKEESVEGEAEKFKLSLMECTICNEIVHPGCLKVCDAEGVINDEIPNCWECPKCHLEGKSGKDSKDGKDPLELSGKRRSDGEDGPRWKLEDGGRQRTDDYPVNRKKGEEGHKKRKEKEGPVEAGPRKKLKNVRGPEDTAPSNEKTHQREKLERFKRMCQMLERVNQAESSSSSSSSDSDSDSQGSEDEEEEQEEEESSDGGGGGGGGISGASSNGGVRRPRDRRAVAAALGFSESEEEEEDDDEEETEAVAVAREDEMDECQRAATTPRNGKAKGGREPSQGKENQHSARHDRARAQAGRKLPRPAGHLGLRTMARTQFLNRPPVSSPPKPLQMERHVVKPPPDSPEPDSLPLETGADHIMQRDAWLAVFQYLSHRDLCVCMRVCRTLNRW; from the exons ATGTCCTCAGGACCAAAGGTTTCCTCCAGCAAGGCAGCGAGTGGGGCACGGCGACGCAGGACGCGCTGTCGCAAATGCGATGCCTGCCAGAAGACGGAGTGTGGGGAGTGCCACTTCTGCAAGGACATGAAGAAATTTGGGGGACCCGGGCGCATGAAGCAGTCCTGCCTCCTCCGGCAGTGTACGGCG CCTGTGCTACCTCATACGGCGGTCTGCCTGATGTGTGGAGAAGCAGGGAAGGAGGAGTCTGTGGAAGGAGAGGCTGAGAAGTTCAAGCTGTCACTGATGGAGTGCACCATTTGCAATGAGATAGTCCACCCAGGCTGCTTAAAG GTGTGCGATGCAGAGGGCGTCATTAATGATGAGATTCCCAATTGCTGGGAGTGTCCCAAGTGCCACCTGGAGGGCAAATCTGGGAAG gacTCGAAGGATGGGAAGGACCCACTGGAGTTGAGTGGGAAGCGTCGGTCGGATGGGGAGGATGGGCCGCGCTGGAAGCTGGAGGATGGCGGGCGCCAGCGGACGGACGACTACCCTGTCAACCGCAAGAAGGGGGAAGAGGGGCACAAGAAGAGGAAAGAGAAGGAGGGGCCGGTGGAAGCAGGACCCAGGAAGAAG CTGAAGAACGTGCGAGGGCCGGAGGACACGGCGCCGAGTAACGAGAAGACGCACCAGCGCGAGAAGCTGGAGCGTTTCAAGCGGATGTGCCAGATGTTGGAGCGGGTGAACCAGGCGGAGAGCTCGAGCTCCAGTTCCAGCTCAGACTCCGACTCGGACTCTCAGGGATCGGAGGATGaggaagaggagcaggaggaagaggagagcagcgacggagggggaggaggtggagggggcatCTCGGGCGCCAGCTCCAATGGAGGCGTCCGCCGCCCCAGAGACCGCCGGGCAGTGGCAGCCGCCCTGGGCTTCAGCgagagcgaggaggaggaggaggacgacgaTGAGGAAGAGACGGAGGCAGTGGCTGTGGCGCGCGAGGACGAGATGGACGAGTGCCAGCGTGCCGCCACCACCCCTCGTAACGGCAAGGCCAAAGGCGGGCGTGAGCCCTCGCAGGGCAAGGAGAACCAGCACTCGGCCCGGCACGACCGAGCGCGGGCCCAGGCTGGCCGCAAGCTGCCGCGGCCAGCCGGACATCTAGGGCTACGCACCATGGCCCGAACCCAGTTCCTCAACCGGCCGCCCGTCTCCTCGCCGCCCAAGCCGCTGCAGATGGAGAGGCATGTGGTCAAGCCGCCCCCCGACAGCCCCGAGCCGGACTCGCTGCCGCTGGAGACGGGCGCCGACCACATCATGCAGCGCGATGCTTGGCTCGCCGTCTTCCAGTACCTTAGCCACCGGGACCTGTGCGTCTGtatgagggtgtgccgcactctGAACCGATGGTAA
- the LOC119955180 gene encoding lysine-specific demethylase 2B-like isoform X1, translated as MSSGPKVSSSKAASGARRRRTRCRKCDACQKTECGECHFCKDMKKFGGPGRMKQSCLLRQCTAPVLPHTAVCLMCGEAGKEESVEGEAEKFKLSLMECTICNEIVHPGCLKVCDAEGVINDEIPNCWECPKCHLEGKSGKDSKDGKDPLELSGKRRSDGEDGPRWKLEDGGRQRTDDYPVNRKKGEEGHKKRKEKEGPVEAGPRKKKLKNVRGPEDTAPSNEKTHQREKLERFKRMCQMLERVNQAESSSSSSSSDSDSDSQGSEDEEEEQEEEESSDGGGGGGGGISGASSNGGVRRPRDRRAVAAALGFSESEEEEEDDDEEETEAVAVAREDEMDECQRAATTPRNGKAKGGREPSQGKENQHSARHDRARAQAGRKLPRPAGHLGLRTMARTQFLNRPPVSSPPKPLQMERHVVKPPPDSPEPDSLPLETGADHIMQRDAWLAVFQYLSHRDLCVCMRVCRTLNRW; from the exons ATGTCCTCAGGACCAAAGGTTTCCTCCAGCAAGGCAGCGAGTGGGGCACGGCGACGCAGGACGCGCTGTCGCAAATGCGATGCCTGCCAGAAGACGGAGTGTGGGGAGTGCCACTTCTGCAAGGACATGAAGAAATTTGGGGGACCCGGGCGCATGAAGCAGTCCTGCCTCCTCCGGCAGTGTACGGCG CCTGTGCTACCTCATACGGCGGTCTGCCTGATGTGTGGAGAAGCAGGGAAGGAGGAGTCTGTGGAAGGAGAGGCTGAGAAGTTCAAGCTGTCACTGATGGAGTGCACCATTTGCAATGAGATAGTCCACCCAGGCTGCTTAAAG GTGTGCGATGCAGAGGGCGTCATTAATGATGAGATTCCCAATTGCTGGGAGTGTCCCAAGTGCCACCTGGAGGGCAAATCTGGGAAG gacTCGAAGGATGGGAAGGACCCACTGGAGTTGAGTGGGAAGCGTCGGTCGGATGGGGAGGATGGGCCGCGCTGGAAGCTGGAGGATGGCGGGCGCCAGCGGACGGACGACTACCCTGTCAACCGCAAGAAGGGGGAAGAGGGGCACAAGAAGAGGAAAGAGAAGGAGGGGCCGGTGGAAGCAGGACCCAGGAAGAAG AAGCTGAAGAACGTGCGAGGGCCGGAGGACACGGCGCCGAGTAACGAGAAGACGCACCAGCGCGAGAAGCTGGAGCGTTTCAAGCGGATGTGCCAGATGTTGGAGCGGGTGAACCAGGCGGAGAGCTCGAGCTCCAGTTCCAGCTCAGACTCCGACTCGGACTCTCAGGGATCGGAGGATGaggaagaggagcaggaggaagaggagagcagcgacggagggggaggaggtggagggggcatCTCGGGCGCCAGCTCCAATGGAGGCGTCCGCCGCCCCAGAGACCGCCGGGCAGTGGCAGCCGCCCTGGGCTTCAGCgagagcgaggaggaggaggaggacgacgaTGAGGAAGAGACGGAGGCAGTGGCTGTGGCGCGCGAGGACGAGATGGACGAGTGCCAGCGTGCCGCCACCACCCCTCGTAACGGCAAGGCCAAAGGCGGGCGTGAGCCCTCGCAGGGCAAGGAGAACCAGCACTCGGCCCGGCACGACCGAGCGCGGGCCCAGGCTGGCCGCAAGCTGCCGCGGCCAGCCGGACATCTAGGGCTACGCACCATGGCCCGAACCCAGTTCCTCAACCGGCCGCCCGTCTCCTCGCCGCCCAAGCCGCTGCAGATGGAGAGGCATGTGGTCAAGCCGCCCCCCGACAGCCCCGAGCCGGACTCGCTGCCGCTGGAGACGGGCGCCGACCACATCATGCAGCGCGATGCTTGGCTCGCCGTCTTCCAGTACCTTAGCCACCGGGACCTGTGCGTCTGtatgagggtgtgccgcactctGAACCGATGGTAA